In one Pseudarthrobacter oxydans genomic region, the following are encoded:
- a CDS encoding P-loop NTPase translates to MSIPVVTVGQSRDDLVGGLERLHGPVTVVRRCTELPELLAACQSGLARAAVVADGSEGLTSSLVDRLSAVGVAIIALTDNADEAARLRSIGVASALTGVESAALSDRIAEAVAQLTGRGPGVARRSGPADPGAALKSVQAEPPAGPDEPGPGRIIAVWGPAGAPGRTTVAANIAGELAAEGTAVLLVDADSYGASIAAVLGLLDESAGLAQACRLADQGLLDREALEKIAAPVATKAGTFRVLTGITRADRWTELRASALALVLERAREIAEVVVVDAGFCLEADEELSFDTLAPRRNAATLRSLELADTLYAVGAADPVGVPRLVRGLAELELAVPQASPIVVMNRVRASSVGRGPERQLMDAWERYGPASELKAFLPYDVSAADAALLGGSLLLEVAPDSSLRHAIRNLVCASDQQNRKSSVFSSTARRRAKD, encoded by the coding sequence GTGAGCATCCCGGTAGTTACCGTCGGCCAGAGCAGGGACGATCTGGTGGGCGGGCTCGAGCGCCTGCATGGACCGGTAACGGTGGTCAGGAGGTGCACGGAACTTCCCGAACTTCTGGCGGCGTGCCAAAGCGGCCTGGCCAGGGCTGCGGTTGTGGCGGACGGGTCCGAAGGACTGACTTCCTCGCTCGTGGACAGGCTTTCGGCAGTTGGGGTGGCAATCATTGCCCTGACTGACAACGCCGACGAAGCCGCCCGGCTGCGGTCAATAGGGGTAGCTTCAGCGCTGACCGGCGTGGAGTCCGCGGCGCTCTCGGACAGGATCGCGGAGGCGGTAGCCCAACTTACAGGGCGGGGGCCAGGTGTTGCCCGGAGAAGCGGCCCGGCTGACCCCGGGGCTGCACTGAAGTCCGTCCAGGCCGAGCCGCCGGCGGGGCCGGATGAACCGGGTCCGGGCAGGATCATTGCGGTCTGGGGGCCGGCCGGAGCTCCCGGACGGACCACCGTTGCTGCAAATATCGCCGGTGAGTTGGCTGCGGAAGGAACGGCCGTGCTTCTTGTTGACGCCGACAGTTACGGCGCCAGCATCGCGGCTGTCCTGGGCCTCCTCGATGAGTCGGCGGGCCTGGCACAGGCATGCAGGCTCGCGGACCAGGGCCTGCTGGACAGGGAGGCGCTCGAGAAGATCGCCGCGCCAGTGGCAACCAAAGCGGGCACCTTCAGGGTCCTTACCGGGATTACCCGGGCGGACCGCTGGACGGAGCTCCGGGCCTCCGCCCTTGCGCTGGTCCTCGAACGCGCCCGGGAGATTGCGGAAGTCGTGGTGGTGGATGCCGGGTTCTGCCTTGAAGCGGACGAAGAACTCAGTTTCGATACGCTGGCCCCGCGGCGGAACGCAGCCACGCTGCGGTCGCTCGAGCTGGCTGACACGCTCTACGCTGTGGGTGCCGCGGACCCGGTGGGAGTGCCGAGGCTGGTCCGTGGCCTCGCAGAGCTCGAGTTGGCTGTTCCGCAGGCATCACCCATTGTTGTGATGAACCGCGTACGCGCCTCGTCGGTAGGCAGAGGGCCGGAGAGGCAGCTGATGGATGCCTGGGAGCGGTACGGTCCCGCGTCTGAGCTTAAGGCTTTCCTTCCCTACGACGTGTCTGCGGCGGATGCCGCACTGTTGGGAGGGTCCCTGCTGCTTGAGGTTGCTCCAGATTCGTCCCTCCGCCACGCCATCCGCAATTTGGTTTGTGCATCCGACCAGCAAAATCGGAAATCCTCTGTATTTTCTTCCACAGCACGGCGCCGGGCGAAGGACTAG
- a CDS encoding helix-turn-helix domain-containing protein yields MPRFLTLADVAEQLQINSPAAYALVRSGELKAIQVGGRGQWRVEEKMLEQYIEERYAEASRMIQESKSRSV; encoded by the coding sequence ATGCCAAGGTTCCTAACGCTCGCAGATGTCGCCGAGCAGCTTCAGATCAACTCGCCGGCCGCGTACGCGCTGGTCCGCAGTGGAGAACTGAAGGCCATCCAGGTGGGCGGCCGCGGCCAATGGCGGGTTGAAGAAAAGATGCTGGAGCAATACATCGAGGAGCGCTACGCCGAGGCCAGCCGGATGATCCAGGAATCCAAGTCCAGGTCCGTCTGA
- a CDS encoding LysM peptidoglycan-binding domain-containing protein — translation MSSSVARPGSPRLSADAVAAAAVLLLGLLLCLIGSGLLAQWKDSYARQQLPGVEIHLAAAAGIAGAGIVAWWFVSLACAAATAVLARTGRARAAAATRKLSPAFMQRLVLGALSVQLLAGPVAHASVPAPGPVWAPTQGHSSSAPAGPATATAQDPAKSPPAHTETLAGAVTRSGNEAPAGNVAPVHTGKEHAVVETTAPPPPVHPGWQPVPPVVNPGMLAAPAIRATREAAPAEVEGVTVQAGDTLWDIAARHLGHGASDLDIALQWPRWYQANLALIGQNPDVLLPGQILQPPSPAHK, via the coding sequence ATGAGCAGTTCTGTGGCTAGGCCGGGATCACCGCGGTTGTCTGCCGACGCCGTGGCAGCGGCAGCTGTTCTCCTGTTGGGCCTTCTACTGTGCCTCATCGGCTCGGGGCTGCTGGCACAGTGGAAGGATTCGTACGCGCGGCAGCAGCTGCCCGGCGTGGAAATTCATCTGGCTGCCGCAGCAGGCATTGCAGGAGCGGGCATTGTGGCCTGGTGGTTCGTGTCGCTGGCGTGCGCGGCCGCTACCGCCGTCCTGGCCAGAACAGGCAGAGCCCGGGCCGCAGCAGCCACGCGGAAGCTTTCCCCCGCTTTCATGCAGCGGTTGGTGCTTGGCGCGCTGTCCGTTCAACTCCTGGCCGGACCCGTGGCCCACGCCTCGGTACCGGCGCCCGGCCCGGTGTGGGCACCCACGCAAGGCCACTCATCCTCGGCGCCCGCCGGCCCTGCCACTGCGACAGCCCAAGATCCAGCTAAATCCCCGCCGGCCCATACGGAGACGCTGGCCGGTGCAGTGACCCGATCCGGGAATGAAGCACCGGCCGGCAACGTGGCGCCGGTCCATACAGGGAAGGAACACGCCGTCGTTGAAACAACGGCGCCACCGCCACCCGTCCACCCCGGCTGGCAACCGGTCCCGCCGGTGGTGAATCCGGGCATGCTTGCGGCTCCTGCCATCCGTGCCACCCGGGAAGCAGCGCCTGCGGAGGTTGAAGGCGTCACCGTCCAGGCGGGAGACACCCTGTGGGACATCGCTGCCCGTCATCTGGGACACGGTGCTTCGGACCTGGACATCGCGCTTCAATGGCCCCGCTGGTACCAGGCCAACCTGGCACTCATAGGACAGAACCCTGACGTGCTGCTCCCGGGACAGATTCTTCAGCCACCTTCACCCGCCCACAAATAG
- a CDS encoding Rv3235 family protein has product MSAVTPIRTAKTTNRAGQGTAPGAEAGHAPRRPTTPPLSPGRQAASTPLRPVDDMAEVRAVTRTTVQAAMEVLAGIRPIHQLARRLDPRCLAALQHRAALIRRELTRTGSPALARLHRNSTVRSVRVCEVADGIYEASAVVVDDVRARAVAVRLEQSKQVWRVTELVIG; this is encoded by the coding sequence ATGAGTGCAGTGACACCGATACGCACGGCCAAGACCACAAACAGGGCGGGCCAAGGGACGGCCCCGGGAGCGGAGGCAGGACATGCGCCGCGCCGGCCAACCACGCCACCGTTGTCTCCGGGCCGCCAGGCAGCTTCCACGCCTTTGCGTCCCGTCGACGACATGGCGGAGGTCCGCGCAGTCACCCGCACCACAGTGCAGGCGGCCATGGAGGTACTTGCCGGGATCCGGCCGATCCATCAGCTTGCCCGGCGCCTTGACCCCCGTTGCCTGGCGGCCCTGCAACACCGGGCCGCCCTTATCCGCCGCGAGCTCACGCGTACGGGCAGTCCGGCCCTGGCAAGGCTCCATCGCAACTCGACTGTCAGGTCGGTCCGGGTCTGCGAGGTCGCCGACGGCATTTACGAGGCCAGCGCAGTGGTGGTGGACGACGTACGGGCCCGTGCCGTTGCCGTCCGGCTGGAGCAAAGCAAGCAGGTTTGGCGGGTGACCGAACTTGTCATTGGTTGA
- the secA gene encoding preprotein translocase subunit SecA has protein sequence MASLIEKLLRTGDKKTLRQLRNYADSINALEDSFKTFTDAELREETARLRERHQDGEELDDLLPEAFAAVREASSRTLGMRHFDVQLMGGAALHLGNIAEMKTGEGKTLVATAPAYLNALTGKGVHVVTVNDYLAEYQSDLMGRVYRFLGLTSGCILANQDPAVRRQQYAADITYGTNNEFGFDYLRDNMAWDRNELVQRGHNFAIVDEVDSILIDEARTPLIISGPAQGDTNRWYSEFAKVVQRLQPEKDYEVDEKKRTVGVLESGIEKVEDYLGIQNLYESANTPLIGFLNNAIKAKELFKRDKDYVILDGEVLIVDEHTGRILAGRRYNEGMHQAIEAKEGVEIKAENQTLATVTLQNYFRMYDKLSGMTGTAETEAAEFMSTYKLGVVAIPTNRDMQRIDQPDLVYKNETVKFDAVVRDIAERHEKGQPVLVGTTSVEKSEYLSRLLAKEGIRHEVLNAKNHAREAAIVSQAGRKGAVTVATNMAGRGTDIMLGGNAEFTAVAELAKRGLDPEENSEEYESQWPAALEAAKQSVKDEHEEVLDLGGLYVLGTERHESRRIDNQLRGRSGRQGDPGESRFYLSLTDDLMRLFNSGAAERLMNSSVPDDVALESKLVSRAIASAQGQVEGRNAEQRKNVLKYDDVLNRQREAIYSDRRRILEGDDLHEKVQFFVEDTITAFIDAATAEGNGDDWDYNLLWTNLKTLYPVSVTPDEIIEEAGGKSRLTVEFLKEELLSDARLVYQAREEAIGSESMRELERRVVLSVIGRKWQEHLYEMDYLKEGIGLRAMAQRDPLVEYQREGFLLFQSMMEAIREESVGFLFNLEVEVTPAQDVVVPDAQGGHTEHVEPQVRAAGLEAPEKPAQLQYTAPSETGGTQTRVETRSSGRSGNPAKAAAQDAAKRPAKKKRR, from the coding sequence GTGGCATCACTTATCGAAAAACTTCTCCGCACCGGTGACAAAAAAACACTCCGGCAGCTGAGGAACTATGCCGACTCCATCAATGCCCTGGAAGACTCCTTCAAGACCTTCACGGATGCCGAACTCCGGGAAGAAACTGCCCGGCTCCGCGAACGCCACCAGGATGGCGAGGAGCTGGATGACCTGCTTCCGGAGGCTTTTGCCGCAGTCCGCGAAGCTTCGTCACGGACCCTGGGGATGCGCCACTTCGATGTCCAGTTGATGGGTGGTGCCGCCCTGCACCTGGGCAATATCGCGGAAATGAAGACCGGCGAAGGCAAGACCCTGGTGGCGACCGCTCCCGCCTACCTGAACGCGTTGACCGGCAAGGGTGTCCACGTGGTCACCGTTAACGACTACCTCGCCGAATACCAGTCCGACCTCATGGGCCGCGTCTACCGTTTCCTTGGTTTGACCAGCGGGTGCATCCTGGCCAACCAGGACCCGGCGGTCCGGCGCCAGCAGTACGCCGCGGACATCACGTACGGCACCAACAACGAGTTCGGTTTCGACTACCTCCGCGACAACATGGCGTGGGACAGGAACGAGCTCGTCCAGCGCGGGCACAACTTCGCCATCGTTGACGAGGTGGACTCAATCCTCATCGATGAGGCGCGTACCCCGCTCATCATCTCCGGCCCCGCCCAGGGGGACACAAACCGCTGGTACAGCGAATTTGCCAAAGTGGTCCAGCGGCTGCAGCCGGAGAAGGATTACGAGGTCGACGAGAAGAAGCGCACCGTCGGCGTCCTGGAGAGCGGCATCGAAAAGGTGGAGGACTACCTCGGCATCCAGAACCTGTACGAGTCCGCGAACACGCCCCTCATCGGGTTCCTTAACAACGCCATCAAGGCCAAGGAACTGTTCAAGCGGGACAAGGACTACGTCATCCTGGACGGTGAAGTGCTGATTGTCGACGAGCACACCGGCCGCATCCTGGCCGGCCGGCGCTACAACGAGGGCATGCACCAGGCGATCGAGGCCAAGGAAGGCGTCGAGATCAAGGCTGAGAACCAGACCCTGGCCACCGTTACGCTGCAGAACTACTTCCGCATGTACGACAAGCTCTCGGGCATGACCGGCACCGCCGAAACCGAGGCGGCCGAGTTCATGAGCACCTACAAGCTGGGCGTAGTGGCCATTCCCACCAACCGGGACATGCAGCGCATCGACCAGCCGGACCTCGTCTACAAGAATGAAACGGTCAAGTTCGACGCCGTTGTGCGGGACATTGCCGAACGCCACGAAAAGGGCCAGCCTGTCCTGGTGGGCACCACCAGCGTTGAAAAGAGCGAATACCTCTCCCGGCTCCTTGCCAAGGAAGGCATTCGCCACGAGGTCCTCAACGCGAAGAACCATGCACGCGAAGCCGCCATCGTTTCCCAGGCGGGCCGAAAGGGTGCCGTTACGGTGGCAACCAACATGGCCGGCCGCGGTACCGACATCATGCTCGGCGGCAACGCTGAGTTTACCGCCGTCGCCGAGCTCGCGAAGCGCGGACTGGACCCTGAAGAGAACTCCGAGGAGTACGAGTCCCAGTGGCCCGCCGCCCTTGAGGCTGCCAAGCAGTCCGTCAAGGACGAGCATGAGGAAGTCCTGGATCTCGGCGGACTTTACGTCCTTGGCACCGAGCGCCACGAATCACGCCGCATCGACAACCAGCTCCGCGGACGTTCCGGCCGCCAGGGCGATCCCGGCGAGTCCCGGTTCTACCTGTCGTTGACCGATGACCTCATGCGGCTCTTCAACTCAGGGGCGGCGGAACGGCTCATGAACAGCTCCGTGCCCGACGACGTCGCACTGGAATCGAAGCTGGTGTCCCGGGCAATCGCCTCCGCCCAGGGGCAGGTTGAGGGCCGCAACGCCGAACAGCGCAAGAACGTCCTGAAGTACGACGACGTCCTTAACCGCCAGCGAGAAGCGATCTACAGCGACAGGCGCCGGATCCTCGAAGGCGACGACCTGCATGAGAAAGTCCAGTTCTTCGTCGAAGACACCATCACCGCTTTCATCGACGCCGCAACGGCCGAAGGTAACGGGGACGACTGGGACTACAACCTGCTCTGGACCAACCTCAAGACGCTCTACCCCGTCAGCGTTACTCCGGACGAGATCATCGAGGAAGCCGGCGGGAAGTCCAGGCTCACTGTTGAGTTCCTGAAAGAGGAGCTGTTGTCCGACGCACGGCTGGTGTACCAGGCGCGCGAGGAAGCCATCGGCTCCGAAAGCATGCGGGAACTTGAGCGCCGGGTGGTCCTCTCCGTCATTGGACGGAAGTGGCAGGAACACCTGTATGAGATGGACTACCTCAAAGAGGGCATTGGCCTGCGCGCCATGGCACAGCGTGATCCCCTCGTGGAGTACCAGCGTGAAGGCTTCCTCCTGTTCCAGAGCATGATGGAAGCCATCCGCGAAGAGAGCGTGGGGTTCCTGTTCAATCTCGAAGTGGAAGTCACTCCTGCCCAGGACGTGGTGGTGCCGGATGCACAGGGCGGACACACCGAGCATGTCGAACCGCAGGTACGGGCCGCCGGTCTGGAAGCTCCGGAAAAGCCTGCCCAGCTGCAGTACACGGCTCCGAGCGAAACCGGTGGCACGCAGACCAGGGTAGAGACCCGTTCCTCCGGCCGTTCCGGAAATCCGGCCAAGGCGGCCGCGCAGGATGCGGCAAAGCGCCCCGCAAAGAAAAAGCGCCGCTGA